In the Drosophila takahashii strain IR98-3 E-12201 chromosome 3R, DtakHiC1v2, whole genome shotgun sequence genome, one interval contains:
- the RpL10Aa gene encoding large ribosomal subunit protein uL1, translated as MASKVSRDTLYVAVQNILQESQAKGRDCLEKVELQIGLRDYDPEKCRRFYGSVLLRHLAVPQLKVCVIGDQEHCYEAKANGVDCLDVEALKRLNKDQKLIRKLAKSYDAFLASESIIKQIPKLLGPGLTNAGKFLTPLTHKESMRSKIQILSTKKLLMRKMACLSVNVGHVGLHAEELARNISISINFLVSLLKGNWQNVRSLHIKSSLGAPHRLY; from the coding sequence ATGGCATCGAAAGTATCTCGCGACACGCTCTATGTGGCAGTCCAAAATATCCTACAGGAATCGCAGGCCAAGGGACGCGACTGCCTTGAAAAAGTGGAGCTGCAGATTGGACTCAGGGACTATGATCCTGAGAAGTGCAGACGTTTTTATGGAAGTGTTCTCTTACGTCACCTGGCAGTTCCCCAATTGAAGGTGTGCGTGATTGGAGATCAAGAGCATTGTTATGAGGCAAAGGCCAATGGAGTCGATTGCTTGGATGTGGAAGCCCTTAAGAGGCTTAACAAGGATCAAAAGTTGATAAGGAAGTTGGCCAAGTCCTACGATGCCTTCTTGGCCTCCGAGTCGATAATCAAGCAGATCCCCAAGCTTCTGGGTCCCGGTCTTACCAACGCGGGCAAGTTTCTCACTCCACTGACTCACAAGGAGTCTATGCGCTCCAAAATCCAGATACTCTCCACCAAAAAGCTGCTGATGAGGAAGATGGCCTGTCTATCAGTTAATGTCGGCCATGTTGGCCTGCATGCGGAGGAACTGGCTCGAAACATAAGCATTTCGATTAATTTTCTTGTTTCGCTGCTGAAGGGAAACTGGCAGAATGTGCGCTCACTTCATATCAAATCATCCTTGGGTGCACCTCATCGACTTTATTAG